In Flavobacterium endoglycinae, one DNA window encodes the following:
- a CDS encoding CAP domain-containing protein codes for MKKIMCAMMFIVMSVTMSSCSADNADAVENENNASTEKIVTNYEYNSSELETMQLINEYRVSIGLKALEKINHISFKCEEHNQYMIANNVVNHNDFTARSNNIMSVLGAKKVGENVAYNYKTSEAAVKAWLESQGHKENIEGDYTHFGISVTTDSAGRKYYTNIFAKI; via the coding sequence ATGAAGAAAATTATGTGCGCCATGATGTTCATTGTGATGTCTGTCACAATGAGCTCATGCTCTGCTGATAATGCCGATGCAGTTGAAAATGAAAATAATGCATCAACGGAAAAAATAGTAACAAACTACGAATACAATTCTTCTGAATTGGAAACCATGCAGTTAATAAATGAATACCGAGTTAGTATTGGTTTAAAAGCATTGGAAAAAATTAATCATATTTCATTTAAGTGCGAAGAGCACAACCAATATATGATTGCAAACAATGTTGTGAATCATAATGATTTTACAGCACGTTCTAATAATATCATGAGTGTTCTAGGTGCGAAAAAAGTAGGTGAAAATGTTGCTTATAATTACAAAACTTCTGAAGCTGCTGTAAAAGCATGGCTTGAAAGTCAAGGGCATAAGGAAAATATCGAAGGAGATTATACACATTTTGGAATTTCAGTTACAACTGATTCTGCAGGTAGAAAATATTACACGAATATATTCGCAAAAATTTAA